GCGAGGTGATGCGGTTCGTCGTGTTGGCCGTATCCAGTCCGTCGTCCATCCCGTCGTCGTCGCCTTTGAATCGCGAGAGGAGACCACCACCGCCGGAAAGGTCGACGTCCTCGGCGGCGTAGCCGACCGTCGAGACGCCCCCGCCGTCGAGTGTGTTGATGATCTCCGATGAGTCGACGACGCTCTCGGCGACGTTGTCGCCCGCTTCGACCTCGCCGGCACCGAAGAGGACGCCGAACCGTCGGACGATCTCGTCGTTGATGTGGTCGTACCCGCCCTCGACGGACTCGCCCGTCTGGCGCCAGGCGTCGTTGTCGAACACCAGCAGGTTGTCGACCTCACGGACGAACGTCTGGAACGAGCGGGCCGCGTTGAGGGTGTAGATCCCGCCCTCGTCACTGCCCGGCAGGACACCGAGTCCGTACACCGGTTCGGTGTAGATCCGCTTGAGGTGTTTCGCCAGGACCGGCGAGCCGCCCGAGCCGGTCCCGCCGCCCAGCCCGGCGACGATGAGGAAGGCGTCGACCTCGTGGACCGGGATGTTGTCGATCGCGCCCTGAATCTCGTCGATGTCCTCCTCGGCGATCTCCGCGCCGAGTTCGTTGTCGGCCCCGACTCCGTGGCCCTTGACGCGTGCCTGGCCGATGAGGACCCTGTTGTCTTGGGGAATGCGCTCGAGTCCGAGCAGGTCGGCTTTCGCCGTGTTGACCGCGACCGCCGACCGGACGATGTTCGACCCCGTCTTGTGGTCGTACTCGAGGAATTTGTCGACGATCTTGCCGCCGGCCTGCCCGAAGCCGATCATGGCGAGTTTCATTATCTGGTACTCCGCTTAAAAATGGTATGCGGTATCGCGGGTATAAGCTTTTTCCCCAAACCTCAATTCCGAAACCCTTGCCGAAAGACACGATCCGGGTGGAAATGGGTATATGGACAGTCTACGGGGTTCTCTGGCGGCTGTGTGTGATTCCCTCTCGAATCTTCGGACCCCGTCTCGTGACCGACACACGTTACTATCGTAACCAATTGAACCGATTTGCATACCGATCGCACGACTGCAGTGCGATCGGGTGTGCCGTGGTTTTCAATGGCT
Above is a window of Haloarcula halophila DNA encoding:
- a CDS encoding tubulin/FtsZ family protein: MKLAMIGFGQAGGKIVDKFLEYDHKTGSNIVRSAVAVNTAKADLLGLERIPQDNRVLIGQARVKGHGVGADNELGAEIAEEDIDEIQGAIDNIPVHEVDAFLIVAGLGGGTGSGGSPVLAKHLKRIYTEPVYGLGVLPGSDEGGIYTLNAARSFQTFVREVDNLLVFDNDAWRQTGESVEGGYDHINDEIVRRFGVLFGAGEVEAGDNVAESVVDSSEIINTLDGGGVSTVGYAAEDVDLSGGGGLLSRFKGDDDGMDDGLDTANTTNRITSLVRKAALGRLTLPCEIDGAERALLVIAGPPEHLNRKGIERGRKWLEEQTGSMEVRGGDYPTETPKVAASILLSGVHNVPRIKELQQVAIEAQDNIDEIRQQSEDNLTDLVEDDEDELDPLF